The Mytilus edulis chromosome 12, xbMytEdul2.2, whole genome shotgun sequence genome contains a region encoding:
- the LOC139498364 gene encoding aquaporin-1-like, translating to MNPARSLGSAVASNSFSDHWVYWVAPILGGVIAAVLYKFLFSPFRNAIPIDEAVNELLQDGDMIVIPKDYFTGRSQQKIQTVNSQL from the exons ATGAATCCTGCCAGATCACTCGGTAGTGCTGTCGCCTCAAACAGTTTTAGCGATCACTGG GTTTATTGGGTTGCTCCTATACTTGGTGGAGTTATTGCAGCAGTTTTATATAAATTCCTTTTCTCTCCATTCCGTAACGCTATTCCGATAGACGAAGCAGTAAACGAATTAT TGCAAGATGGTGACATGATTGTTATTCCAAAAGATTACTTTACTGGACGAAGTCAACAAAAGATACAAACTGTCAACAGTCAATTAtaa
- the LOC139497595 gene encoding transcription intermediary factor 1-beta-like yields MAQAASKTCEICVSAPGSQYCLDCEQFYCENCRSLHKRQKLSTNHQFQNASVRIPEGKSRCSQHKEELSLMCNTCNVLVCASCVTGKHNGHIFSKLIDVIAKLRTENETQMQDKTKEANRKVKKIEENLLSFDNTVGSVIKAITEQSNTIKRMVDTSVAAMIALVKEQTKKEKDKLIKMLFDANSVLVAGHNLDKQRKELDKTRQDETTVQQMKKLTEEINKLYLDSPPELPKIYFNRKCVTEEEIKQLIGTYSLR; encoded by the coding sequence ATGGCTCAGGCTGCGTCTAAAACATGTGAAATTTGTGTGAGTGCCCCTGGATCACAATACTGCTTAGATTGTGAGCAATTTTATTGTGAAAACTGTAGGTCGCTGCACAAACGGCAGAAGTTATCGACAAACCATCAGTTTCAAAACGCCTCCGTTCGTATCCCGGAAGGTAAATCTAGATGTAGTCAACACAAAGAAGAATTATCCTTAATGTGTAATACATGTAATGTACTTGTATGTGCCAGTTGTGTTACTGGAAAACACAACGGCCATATATTTTCCAAATTGATCGATGTAATTGCCAAACTGCGAACAGAAAATGAAACTCAAATGCAAGACAAGACAAAAGAGGCAAATCGTAAAGTAAAGaagattgaggaaaacttgttATCGTTCGATAATACAGTTGGGTCTGTTATCAAAGCCATAACAGAACAGAGCAACACGATTAAACGCATGGTTGATACATCAGTAGCTGCGATGATTGCCTTAGTGAAAGAACaaaccaaaaaagaaaaagacaaactaaTTAAAATGTTATTTGATGCTAATAGCGTACTTGTTGCTGGACACAACTTAGACAAACAAAGAAAGGAACTAGATAAAACTAGACAGGATGAAACTACGGTACAACAGATGAAAAAGCTGACAGAAGAGATCAACAAACTGTATTTGGACTCTCCTCCTGAGCTTCCAAAAATCTATTTTAATCGCAAATGTGTAACAGAAGAGGAAATCAAACAACTGATTGGAACATATTCTTTAAggtaa